From Arachis hypogaea cultivar Tifrunner chromosome 3, arahy.Tifrunner.gnm2.J5K5, whole genome shotgun sequence:
ATCGATGTCTCGTCCCTCAAATCTCTCTGGCCAGAATTCCTCTGGCTCAGTCCAAGCACTTGGGTCTCTCATAATTGTCCACGCATTTATTATCACCCTGGAATTTTTGGGTATGAAGAAATCTGCAACCATGCAATCTTCCATAGATTGGTGTGGTATTAGTAATGGTCCCACTGGATGAATCCTCATGGTTTCCTTGATGACCATGTCTAAATACTCCAATTTGTCCAAGTCTGACTCCTCCACCACCCTATTCAAACCCACCACAGATTCCAACTCCATTTGAACTTTCTTCATCACCCTTGGATGCTTTATTAGCTCTGAAAGTGCCCACTCAATTGCTGTAGCTGAAGTGTCCATTGAACCAACCAGCATATCCTATGTAGGAACTACGAAAATTAAAATGCTATAAAGGAACATGCATAAGTGAAATCTATGACATTTATTTGTAAAAGTTAGGACTTTGAAAAAGCTCTACTATTTGTAGTTTACCAACAATATTGCTTTGATATTAGGCTGTTCAATACGATATTCAGATTCTTCAGTGCCAATAAAGCTCAACATGACATCCACAAAGTCCTTAGCTttgtcttttttgttttctgataGCATGTGCTCATGTATAACTTTGTCAAGGAAGTCATCAGAGATTTTGTGCACTTTCTTCATGCGCTTAATTAACCCTTGAAGATCAAGTGCACCGATGTAAGGAATAAAGTCACCTATGTTTGGAGTTGCTGCCAAATACAGTATCTCTTGCATCACAGCTTTGAACCCTTTCTCGTCCAAGTCCTGGTCCATGTACTTCTTGCCCAAAATCATTCTACAACTCATGTCTGCACTTAGTGCTGCAACCTTGGCACTAAGATCAACAGCAACCCCATCACTAGCGGCTTCTCTCATAAGCTTGATAAATAGGTCAACCTCCTCTTGCCTCATGCTTTTGAAGGAGTTGATTTTGGTGTGGCTCAGTAATTCCAATGTGCACATCTTACGCATGTTGCGCCAGTAAGGGCCATATTCAGCAAAAACCATATTTCTCTGCTCCCAAGAGATGTACTTTGCAGCTTCAATAGGTGGTCTGCTAGCAAAGACATGGTCATGTGTTTTGAGGAACAATTCAGCAGCTTGGGATGAAGAAACAACAATGGTTGGCACAAAACCTAGGCGCAGGTACATGATGGGTCCATGTTTTTGTGCTAGTTTGTGCAGAACGCGATGGGGGTTAGCTCCCAACTTGTGAAGGCTCCCCAAGATTGGCAATCCTCTTGGACCAGGAGGTAATCTCTTACCCTTCTTGCTGCATCCCCAAAGCCACAGACAAGTTAAAGAAACCAAGAATATTGCTATGGAAAACATCAAAACAATTTTCGGTCTGTTGAATGTTGATACTTAAGTTCAGTGTTTGTAAGGTGTTAGTGGTATTTTAGAAAGTGAATTGGTGGTTCAAAGAAAGCTGATTGTTACTTGTGATTCCAAGAGTG
This genomic window contains:
- the LOC112791239 gene encoding cytochrome P450 71AU50; this translates as MFSIAIFLVSLTCLWLWGCSKKGKRLPPGPRGLPILGSLHKLGANPHRVLHKLAQKHGPIMYLRLGFVPTIVVSSSQAAELFLKTHDHVFASRPPIEAAKYISWEQRNMVFAEYGPYWRNMRKMCTLELLSHTKINSFKSMRQEEVDLFIKLMREAASDGVAVDLSAKVAALSADMSCRMILGKKYMDQDLDEKGFKAVMQEILYLAATPNIGDFIPYIGALDLQGLIKRMKKVHKISDDFLDKVIHEHMLSENKKDKAKDFVDVMLSFIGTEESEYRIEQPNIKAILLDMLVGSMDTSATAIEWALSELIKHPRVMKKVQMELESVVGLNRVVEESDLDKLEYLDMVIKETMRIHPVGPLLIPHQSMEDCMVADFFIPKNSRVIINAWTIMRDPSAWTEPEEFWPERFEGRDIDVRGKHFQLIPFGSGRRACPGLHLGLTVVRLMVAQLVHCFDWKLPNGMLPSELDMNEVFGLTMPRANHLFAIPTYRLNNESG